A single Deinococcus budaensis DNA region contains:
- a CDS encoding DUF262 domain-containing protein, translating to MRQPISTVYPISDILEWDYSKQIRITPKFQRRSVWMPKAKSYLMDTIVRGMPMPPIYIRPLLDTDSHRTIREVVDGQQRIRTILEYIKGEFSILSTHNKDLGGIFYSELSDQVKRNILEYKITANLLESISDSEVLELFSRINTYTVPLNAQELRNAQFFGLYKQSIYTLAHKHYKFFVNNKILTDVRIARMGDAELVSEIMTSFITQTWDTSNKVLRETYERFDDNFSNKDIYQEMFSETINFIAEVFGDGLKDSLFRRTPLFYSLFILCVNEIYSVEKALQGELERKDKGLAIRNITRMVKKVDELSKNDSQNREWLAFESAYSKGTASAKSRILRNTFLSSLSHE from the coding sequence ATGAGGCAACCTATATCTACGGTCTACCCGATTAGCGATATTCTAGAGTGGGATTATAGTAAGCAGATCAGAATAACGCCCAAGTTTCAGCGGAGAAGCGTTTGGATGCCTAAAGCTAAATCCTATCTCATGGATACTATAGTGAGAGGGATGCCTATGCCACCTATATATATACGCCCTTTGCTTGATACCGATTCGCACAGAACGATTAGAGAGGTTGTAGATGGGCAACAGCGTATAAGAACAATCTTAGAATATATAAAAGGGGAGTTTTCTATACTTAGCACTCATAACAAAGATTTAGGAGGGATTTTCTATTCCGAGCTATCAGATCAAGTTAAAAGAAATATACTGGAGTACAAGATTACTGCGAATCTTCTCGAAAGCATCTCTGATTCGGAAGTCCTCGAATTGTTTTCAAGAATTAACACCTACACAGTTCCACTTAATGCCCAGGAGCTTCGTAACGCTCAATTCTTCGGTTTATATAAGCAGTCCATTTATACTCTAGCGCACAAACATTATAAATTTTTCGTAAATAATAAAATTCTAACGGATGTAAGAATAGCCAGAATGGGTGATGCAGAACTTGTATCAGAAATTATGACTAGCTTTATAACGCAAACGTGGGATACATCCAACAAAGTTCTTAGAGAAACTTACGAAAGATTTGATGACAATTTTTCAAATAAAGATATATACCAGGAAATGTTCTCTGAGACGATAAATTTTATTGCTGAGGTGTTCGGTGATGGTCTAAAAGATAGCTTGTTTAGGAGAACCCCCCTCTTTTATTCTCTATTCATACTTTGCGTGAATGAGATATATAGTGTCGAAAAAGCTTTACAAGGTGAATTAGAAAGAAAAGATAAAGGCTTAGCAATTAGGAACATTACTCGTATGGTTAAAAAAGTTGACGAACTCTCAAAGAATGACTCTCAGAATAGGGAGTGGCTAGCCTTTGAATCCGCATACTCGAAAGGCACAGCTAGTGCTAAATCTAGAATACTAAGAAATACTTTTCTATCTAGCTTGTCGCATGAGTAG
- a CDS encoding tyrosine-type recombinase/integrase: MNPSSTALDLYRGGLVTRASQSATLHPEELRRRAAKAAGEKDAAALWALTEAHLTTHGKSGARVSPHTLRIYREAVRSFVAYATGNAVDLLKPGSNVGALYLRHLEAEGKSAATVRVKLAGARALYKALRWAGATTADAFADAKAVRDTTPAWEKRQPYTEEEATRLLDHADARMRALLLLCGHAGLRIAEALALDWADVDLGARALTVRNGKGGKTRRVILSRSLGAALEALGHREGPVIGGGPDSARERLGWLCKRAGVDNRGFHALRHYAGTRLVREGRSLDDAARHLGHASIETTRIYAKWADDGLRDALNDW, from the coding sequence ATGAACCCCTCCAGCACAGCCCTTGACCTCTACCGGGGCGGCCTGGTGACCCGCGCTTCCCAGTCCGCCACCCTGCACCCGGAGGAATTGCGGCGGCGGGCCGCGAAGGCGGCGGGCGAGAAGGACGCGGCGGCGCTGTGGGCGCTGACCGAGGCGCACCTGACCACGCACGGCAAGAGCGGGGCGCGGGTCAGTCCCCACACCCTCCGCATATACCGGGAGGCGGTGCGGTCCTTCGTCGCCTACGCGACGGGCAACGCTGTGGACCTGCTCAAGCCGGGCAGCAACGTGGGGGCGCTGTACCTCCGGCACCTGGAGGCCGAGGGCAAGAGCGCGGCTACCGTCCGGGTGAAGCTCGCCGGGGCGCGGGCGCTGTACAAGGCCCTTCGTTGGGCCGGGGCGACCACGGCGGACGCTTTCGCGGATGCCAAGGCGGTCCGGGATACTACCCCCGCCTGGGAGAAGCGCCAGCCGTACACCGAGGAGGAGGCCACCCGCCTGCTCGACCACGCAGACGCCCGGATGAGGGCCTTGCTGCTGCTCTGCGGCCACGCCGGGCTGCGGATTGCGGAGGCCCTGGCGCTCGACTGGGCAGACGTGGACCTGGGCGCCCGTGCCCTGACCGTCAGGAACGGCAAGGGGGGCAAGACGCGCCGCGTGATCCTCTCCCGCTCGCTGGGGGCTGCGCTGGAGGCGCTGGGGCACCGGGAGGGGCCGGTCATCGGAGGAGGACCAGACTCCGCCCGTGAGCGGCTGGGGTGGCTGTGCAAGCGGGCGGGGGTGGACAACAGGGGCTTTCACGCCCTGCGCCACTACGCCGGGACGCGACTTGTCCGAGAGGGGCGGAGTCTGGACGACGCGGCCCGGCATCTCGGCCACGCCAGTATTGAAACCACCCGCATTTATGCCAAGTGGGCTGACGACGGCCTCCGGGACGCGCTCAACGATTGGTGA